From the Methanocella sp. genome, one window contains:
- a CDS encoding cation diffusion facilitator family transporter, whose translation MTIRDTFFTIIRSGYDRGHDPKWLANARFLILLMLDSPADKKQLLKSYTTGVMIAFNPDNYSRLIDAMELFETSLAATIAEGYVVEENGLYRLTRKGSEKAAQMESSIIKTTDRFSSGLPASFVSILVNAMLALVSLSVGLLSNSMGLISSGMDDLVSVFTSAAAFLGIKYDMEAIANMLIVVIIAIMGLFLGYESVCRLLRPEAFDSGILPLSVALFNGAVCIGLALYQRFWGTRTGKFSLIILSIDNFNSIYVTIAVIVGIIFARFGVYIVDPLVSLGVALITLKSAFDLGRETIKVSNGAEPDISQYEFRGDKHMKELRNERFRFWSMILLKEPKTREELEDRFSLKNAKGLQYFATRLRIDLDYSKHCESILAELQAKGLIIETNGKYMRTPDGEKWLSEVIAGSPVKVPAIMP comes from the coding sequence GTGACTATTCGCGATACGTTTTTTACGATCATAAGAAGTGGATACGACCGTGGGCACGATCCGAAATGGCTGGCAAACGCCAGGTTCCTCATACTATTAATGCTGGACAGCCCGGCCGATAAAAAACAATTATTAAAAAGTTACACGACGGGGGTCATGATAGCATTCAACCCTGATAACTACAGCAGACTCATCGATGCCATGGAGCTATTCGAAACGTCCCTCGCAGCCACGATCGCGGAAGGCTATGTCGTTGAAGAGAACGGCCTCTATCGACTTACCCGGAAGGGCAGCGAAAAGGCGGCTCAAATGGAAAGTAGTATTATAAAAACGACAGACCGTTTTTCGAGCGGCCTCCCGGCCTCATTCGTATCCATACTGGTCAATGCCATGCTCGCGCTCGTAAGCCTGTCAGTGGGCTTACTGAGCAACAGCATGGGCCTGATCTCAAGCGGCATGGATGACCTGGTGAGCGTTTTTACTTCGGCGGCGGCTTTTCTAGGCATCAAGTACGATATGGAAGCCATCGCGAATATGCTGATCGTCGTTATCATAGCCATCATGGGGCTCTTTCTGGGCTATGAGTCGGTTTGCCGCCTGCTGAGGCCGGAGGCTTTCGATTCCGGCATCCTGCCGCTATCGGTCGCCCTGTTCAACGGGGCCGTCTGCATCGGGCTTGCACTATACCAGCGTTTCTGGGGAACACGTACCGGTAAGTTCTCGCTCATAATCCTGTCAATAGATAACTTCAATAGCATTTACGTTACCATCGCCGTTATCGTGGGCATTATTTTCGCCCGTTTTGGCGTATATATCGTCGACCCGCTGGTCAGCCTGGGCGTCGCTCTCATTACGCTGAAGAGCGCCTTTGACCTGGGGAGGGAGACCATTAAAGTCTCTAATGGCGCGGAACCCGATATATCGCAGTATGAGTTCCGGGGCGATAAGCATATGAAAGAGCTCAGGAATGAGCGATTCAGGTTCTGGTCTATGATACTACTTAAAGAGCCGAAGACTCGCGAGGAGCTCGAAGACAGGTTTTCGCTTAAAAACGCCAAAGGGCTCCAGTATTTCGCTACCAGGCTGAGGATCGACCTGGATTATTCTAAGCATTGCGAGAGTATCCTTGCAGAACTCCAGGCGAAAGGCCTGATCATCGAGACCAACGGTAAATACATGAGGACGCCGGACGGCGAGAAATGGCTGTCGGAAGTTATCGCCGGATCGCCTGTCAAAGTCCCGGCAATAATGCCATGA
- a CDS encoding MazG nucleotide pyrophosphohydrolase domain-containing protein produces the protein MPYTLEALIEKTMASLPDDYVIQNDDDALVKAAYTTEELGEVVKAIAHGTDREVVKECADAIVGLLQIMAFYNYEGTPGIDSAFDETLGLLRERKMTGTGA, from the coding sequence ATGCCATATACCCTCGAAGCGCTCATTGAAAAAACGATGGCCAGCCTGCCCGACGATTACGTCATACAGAATGATGACGATGCCCTCGTTAAGGCCGCATACACGACGGAAGAGCTGGGCGAAGTGGTCAAGGCCATCGCCCACGGGACGGACCGGGAGGTCGTTAAGGAGTGCGCCGATGCCATCGTTGGCCTGCTCCAGATAATGGCTTTCTATAATTACGAGGGCACGCCGGGCATCGACTCGGCGTTCGACGAGACGCTGGGATTGCTCAGGGAGAGAAAGATGACCGGGACCGGGGCATAG
- a CDS encoding nitrogenase component 1, translated as MADDPIVFHGSLSQLLAKVESGELIPKLQASHAPMCKFFTAYYVINGIRHVVPLVHGPTGCPLYMSDIVRTRECCEERGVPLEPTACTTLDESNVIYGGEGKLLEAVKEADKKYHPDLIVILSCCCSGIIGDDVESIAREAEAEVNCRVLALRSEGFGGDFRSGYEDAFKLIMELMEPPKKKMKGTVNILGARWGPTLTEFNEDLEEVKRLLGEIGVKINAIIAGGCTVDEIRRAREVELNASWCYDWGQKLGDVMQERFGIPYSRTGQPYGLRATKEWLLGIAMPLGLEKKALEVIERETRQVQPDIDYLKRALNGKTAIIEISEFPGPIRALSLARMAEEFGAHPVVINVHPYTIKERMPSIKFLLETGVNPEIILTKGLFRLGSFRSSKETEDELEAIVRTYDDPIFFGNAARYPPCPVVNLTLLNPAFQPQYGFRGIKNIAALVRQALENKDLPRSKLLRGMLYGTK; from the coding sequence ATGGCCGACGACCCCATCGTTTTTCATGGCAGCCTGAGCCAGCTACTGGCGAAGGTCGAATCGGGCGAGCTGATACCTAAGCTGCAGGCATCGCATGCCCCCATGTGTAAATTTTTCACCGCTTATTATGTCATCAACGGCATCCGCCACGTAGTACCCCTTGTTCACGGCCCGACCGGCTGCCCGCTTTACATGTCGGACATCGTCAGGACGCGGGAATGCTGCGAAGAGCGTGGCGTACCGCTCGAGCCCACCGCATGTACCACCCTCGACGAGAGTAACGTCATCTACGGGGGCGAGGGAAAGCTGCTGGAAGCGGTCAAGGAAGCGGATAAAAAGTACCACCCCGACCTCATCGTCATCCTTTCCTGCTGCTGCTCCGGCATCATCGGGGACGACGTCGAGAGTATCGCCCGCGAGGCGGAGGCGGAGGTCAACTGCCGGGTCCTGGCCCTCCGCAGCGAGGGGTTTGGTGGCGACTTCCGCAGCGGCTACGAGGACGCGTTCAAGCTCATTATGGAGCTCATGGAGCCCCCGAAAAAGAAAATGAAGGGGACGGTAAACATCCTCGGCGCCCGCTGGGGCCCGACGCTCACCGAATTTAACGAGGACCTGGAAGAGGTAAAAAGGCTGCTTGGCGAAATTGGGGTAAAGATAAACGCGATCATCGCCGGCGGTTGTACCGTCGATGAGATCAGGAGGGCGCGGGAGGTCGAGCTGAACGCCTCGTGGTGCTACGACTGGGGGCAGAAGCTGGGCGACGTAATGCAGGAACGCTTTGGCATTCCCTACAGCAGGACGGGACAGCCCTACGGGCTCCGGGCGACGAAAGAATGGCTGCTCGGCATTGCCATGCCGCTGGGCCTGGAGAAGAAAGCCCTCGAGGTCATCGAGCGAGAGACCCGGCAGGTGCAGCCGGATATCGACTATCTGAAGCGGGCCCTGAACGGAAAGACCGCCATCATCGAGATCTCCGAGTTCCCCGGGCCGATACGGGCCCTGTCCCTGGCGCGGATGGCCGAGGAGTTCGGCGCCCACCCCGTCGTGATCAACGTCCATCCCTATACGATTAAGGAACGGATGCCCAGCATCAAATTTTTACTGGAAACGGGGGTTAATCCCGAGATCATACTTACAAAAGGTCTCTTCCGCCTGGGAAGCTTCCGCTCGTCTAAAGAGACGGAGGACGAGCTGGAGGCGATCGTCCGGACGTACGATGACCCCATTTTCTTCGGCAACGCCGCCCGGTATCCGCCCTGCCCCGTCGTTAATCTAACGCTCCTGAACCCGGCATTCCAGCCCCAGTACGGGTTCCGGGGTATCAAGAACATAGCCGCCCTGGTCCGGCAGGCCCTTGAGAATAAGGACCTGCCGCGCTCGAAGCTATTGAGGGGGATGCTCTATGGAACAAAGTAA
- a CDS encoding AAA family ATPase, translating to MRQIAIYGKGGIGKSTIASNLSAALNEMGYTVMQVGCDPKRDSTRILAGGRLIPAVLETYREQLRVGRDEYAISLDNIVFKSAGGIYCVEAGGPEPGIGCAGRGVLTALQILKDLKAFETYKIDVAIYDVLGDVVCGGFAMPIREGFAKEIYLVCSGGFMSIYAANNIARAVQRLSRRAEAGTGLAGIICNSNGDEALERSVIPEFARRLGAEFVQFVPRSPVIQACEFEGRAVVEHSPGSKEADIFRELARQVMENKTTVIPTPISDLTDLEQMYRQYIARK from the coding sequence ATGAGACAGATTGCGATCTATGGCAAGGGAGGCATCGGGAAAAGCACGATCGCCTCGAACCTGTCGGCGGCCCTGAACGAAATGGGCTATACCGTCATGCAGGTCGGCTGCGACCCGAAGAGGGATTCCACCAGGATCCTCGCGGGCGGGCGGCTGATCCCCGCCGTCCTGGAGACATACCGGGAACAGCTAAGGGTGGGCAGGGACGAATATGCGATCTCGCTGGACAACATCGTTTTCAAGTCGGCCGGAGGGATCTACTGCGTCGAGGCGGGAGGCCCGGAGCCGGGCATCGGCTGTGCCGGAAGGGGCGTCTTGACGGCTCTTCAGATTCTAAAGGATTTGAAAGCCTTCGAGACCTACAAGATCGACGTGGCCATCTATGATGTCCTTGGCGATGTCGTCTGCGGCGGGTTTGCCATGCCCATCCGGGAGGGGTTCGCCAAAGAGATATACCTCGTCTGCTCGGGCGGTTTCATGAGCATTTATGCGGCCAACAATATCGCCAGGGCCGTGCAGCGCCTCTCACGGCGGGCAGAAGCGGGGACCGGGCTTGCCGGGATCATCTGTAACAGTAACGGCGATGAAGCACTCGAGCGGTCGGTCATACCGGAATTTGCCCGGCGCCTCGGGGCTGAGTTTGTCCAGTTCGTTCCCCGGTCGCCCGTGATCCAGGCCTGCGAGTTCGAGGGCAGGGCGGTCGTGGAGCATTCTCCAGGCTCCAAAGAGGCAGATATATTCCGGGAACTGGCCCGACAGGTCATGGAGAATAAAACAACGGTGATCCCGACGCCGATCAGCGACCTCACCGACCTGGAGCAGATGTACCGGCAGTACATCGCGAGGAAGTAA
- the hisA gene encoding 1-(5-phosphoribosyl)-5-[(5-phosphoribosylamino)methylideneamino]imidazole-4-carboxamide isomerase: MFEVIPAIDVKDGKVVQLVQGVPGTEMVSIDDYLSVAGDFVEQGAKWLHIIDLDGALSGDRKNARIVEDIIREYYVKTEVGGGIRNYEAAKYLLGLGVTRVILGTAAVKDPQLVSRLSKEFGPEAVMVSLDSKKGEVLVEGWQESSGKSTVEMGKLFEKKGAGSILYTNVDVEGLLKGVDESPVKALVSSVSIPVIASGGITSLRDVITIKNTGASGVVIGSALYRHLFSLEDAIKIAGKHK, from the coding sequence ATGTTTGAAGTCATTCCCGCCATCGACGTTAAAGACGGCAAGGTCGTCCAGCTAGTCCAGGGCGTGCCCGGCACCGAAATGGTATCCATCGACGATTACCTTTCAGTTGCCGGCGATTTCGTGGAGCAGGGAGCGAAATGGCTGCACATCATCGACCTGGACGGGGCCCTGAGCGGCGACCGAAAAAATGCGAGGATCGTCGAGGACATCATCCGGGAATATTATGTAAAAACCGAGGTCGGCGGCGGCATAAGGAACTACGAGGCTGCAAAGTACCTGCTCGGGCTGGGCGTGACCCGCGTCATTCTGGGCACGGCCGCAGTGAAGGACCCGCAGCTCGTGTCCAGGCTCTCGAAAGAGTTCGGGCCGGAAGCCGTCATGGTCTCGCTGGACTCGAAAAAGGGCGAGGTGCTGGTCGAGGGCTGGCAGGAGTCCTCGGGAAAGAGCACCGTCGAGATGGGAAAATTGTTTGAAAAGAAGGGCGCGGGTAGCATCCTGTATACGAACGTAGACGTCGAGGGTCTACTCAAGGGCGTCGACGAAAGCCCGGTGAAAGCGCTCGTATCGAGCGTCTCCATACCAGTTATCGCATCGGGCGGGATCACTTCGCTACGGGACGTCATAACAATCAAAAATACGGGGGCTTCCGGCGTCGTCATCGGCTCGGCGCTATACAGGCATTTGTTTTCGCTGGAAGATGCCATCAAAATAGCCGGGAAGCATAAATAG
- a CDS encoding alpha/beta fold hydrolase — MPMSKVRDVDIYYEASGGGEPLVLISGYTADHTSWAHLVPVFAKKYCTVVFDNRGVGQTVTPDGPFIIDDMADDTAALLDALDIKKAHVIGVSMGGRIAQALALRHPEKVKGLVLCSTTARVPPRSRFALGMMADALAKGNISHDFHDMMMLSWTLSDHVFGSPEMMKRMRVGASSERKRPLPANMVRQLQAGYQFDTRARLGEIKAPTLVIHGNEDILFPISYGKELADGIPGAKFVELKGAAHTAYMEAADRFVPAVLAFLAGVDATSAQPPGL; from the coding sequence ATGCCCATGTCAAAAGTCAGGGACGTCGACATATATTACGAGGCGAGTGGCGGGGGCGAGCCCTTGGTGCTCATAAGCGGCTACACGGCGGACCATACGTCCTGGGCGCATCTCGTGCCAGTGTTCGCGAAAAAATATTGCACGGTCGTCTTCGATAATCGGGGGGTCGGGCAGACTGTCACGCCGGACGGGCCCTTCATCATAGACGATATGGCCGACGATACGGCAGCCCTCCTGGACGCTCTTGACATTAAAAAGGCGCACGTCATCGGCGTCTCCATGGGCGGCCGCATCGCGCAGGCCCTGGCGCTCCGGCACCCGGAAAAGGTAAAAGGCCTGGTCCTCTGCTCGACGACGGCGCGCGTTCCGCCCCGCAGTCGGTTCGCCCTGGGCATGATGGCGGACGCGCTGGCGAAGGGCAACATTAGCCATGATTTTCATGACATGATGATGCTGTCCTGGACGCTCTCCGACCACGTGTTTGGAAGCCCCGAGATGATGAAGCGTATGCGTGTAGGGGCATCGTCGGAGCGTAAGCGGCCGTTGCCCGCGAACATGGTCCGGCAACTACAGGCCGGCTATCAGTTCGACACAAGAGCCAGGCTGGGCGAGATAAAGGCGCCCACGCTGGTTATCCATGGTAACGAGGATATACTATTCCCCATCAGTTACGGCAAAGAGCTGGCCGATGGCATTCCCGGGGCGAAGTTCGTCGAGCTGAAGGGCGCCGCGCACACGGCATACATGGAGGCGGCGGACCGGTTCGTGCCGGCCGTTCTGGCATTCCTGGCCGGGGTCGACGCGACGAGTGCTCAGCCGCCGGGCCTGTAG
- a CDS encoding class I SAM-dependent methyltransferase: protein MSSIMWDGRELAERYDRISDVQFKSGRQLVEKMRIKKGDRVLDVGCGTGRLALYVADIVGPSGLVIGIDPSPHRIRVAEPKLKDKKRPNVRFMIGRGEDLSEFSDESFDHVCYSSVFHWVGDKKAAVEEAYRVLRPGGNVGMTTVDRSHPFAMQKMMEEIFSRKPYAGRVSFQSEMGMLVDRDELVKRLKTSGFDRICIDHVSETHKYSSAGELFGFIEASSFGNFLRDIPEELRPRVLEDMKKALETMRKGNNIELEANTMFAIAYRPGG, encoded by the coding sequence ATGAGCAGCATTATGTGGGATGGCCGCGAGCTCGCGGAGCGCTATGACCGTATCAGCGACGTACAGTTTAAAAGCGGGCGTCAGCTCGTGGAAAAGATGCGCATTAAAAAAGGGGACCGCGTGCTCGATGTGGGCTGTGGCACCGGGCGCCTCGCCCTCTATGTGGCAGACATAGTCGGGCCTTCCGGCTTAGTCATCGGCATCGACCCGTCGCCCCATCGCATCCGGGTAGCGGAACCCAAGCTCAAGGATAAGAAGCGGCCGAATGTGCGCTTCATGATCGGAAGAGGCGAGGATCTGAGTGAATTTTCTGACGAGAGCTTCGACCATGTCTGCTATAGCTCGGTCTTCCACTGGGTCGGCGATAAAAAAGCGGCCGTCGAAGAAGCTTACCGGGTGCTGAGGCCCGGCGGCAACGTCGGCATGACGACAGTCGACCGGAGCCACCCCTTCGCAATGCAGAAGATGATGGAAGAGATATTCTCGCGAAAGCCCTATGCCGGCAGGGTGAGCTTCCAGAGCGAGATGGGCATGCTGGTGGACCGGGATGAGCTTGTCAAGCGATTAAAAACGTCGGGATTCGACCGGATATGCATCGATCATGTTTCTGAGACACACAAATATTCATCCGCGGGAGAGCTGTTCGGCTTCATCGAGGCCAGCTCGTTCGGCAATTTTTTACGGGATATACCCGAAGAGCTCCGGCCCCGTGTGCTGGAGGACATGAAAAAAGCCCTGGAAACGATGAGGAAGGGTAATAATATCGAGCTCGAGGCGAATACGATGTTCGCTATCGCCTACAGGCCCGGCGGCTGA
- a CDS encoding cupin domain-containing protein: MSFYDLNRIEYKLKREGAHVKAITGERIQVMQVRLDVGFESDHSHPEEQVGLVLSGQVELTVGGETRMCGAGAGYCIPPNVRHSFKVLSRPYAEIIDIFSPPKEENNI, from the coding sequence ATGAGCTTCTATGACCTTAACCGCATCGAGTATAAACTCAAGCGGGAAGGCGCCCATGTAAAAGCTATCACGGGAGAAAGGATCCAGGTGATGCAGGTCCGGCTGGACGTGGGCTTCGAATCCGACCACAGCCATCCCGAGGAGCAGGTCGGACTCGTGCTATCGGGCCAGGTGGAGCTGACGGTGGGCGGTGAAACCCGGATGTGCGGAGCCGGCGCCGGATATTGTATCCCGCCGAACGTCCGGCATTCTTTTAAAGTGCTTTCCCGCCCGTATGCGGAAATCATCGACATCTTCAGCCCTCCGAAAGAAGAAAATAACATATAA
- the hisB gene encoding imidazoleglycerol-phosphate dehydratase HisB produces MRTSSVSRQTKETSISVELNIDGNGTSKVSTGIGFFDHMLTSFAKHGLFDLTIKATGDLAVDDHHLVEDMGLVLGEAFGKVLDDKSKIERFGHALIPMDEALSTVAVDISGRGYAVFRAEFKAEKVGGYSTRMTGHFIDSFARASGINLNIRIEGEDDHHMVESMFKALGVALWMATRKNEKRGVPSTKGML; encoded by the coding sequence ATGAGGACATCCAGCGTTAGCCGACAGACGAAAGAAACGAGCATCTCCGTCGAGCTGAACATCGACGGGAATGGCACGTCAAAGGTATCCACGGGCATAGGCTTTTTCGACCACATGCTGACGTCCTTTGCTAAACACGGTTTATTCGACCTGACCATCAAGGCCACGGGCGACCTGGCCGTGGACGACCACCACCTGGTCGAGGACATGGGCCTCGTACTGGGCGAAGCGTTCGGCAAGGTGCTGGACGATAAGTCGAAGATCGAGCGGTTCGGACACGCGCTCATACCGATGGACGAGGCACTATCGACCGTTGCGGTCGACATTAGCGGCAGAGGATATGCCGTCTTCAGGGCCGAGTTCAAAGCGGAGAAGGTCGGCGGCTATTCTACGCGGATGACCGGGCATTTTATCGACTCGTTTGCCAGGGCATCGGGCATTAACCTGAATATCAGGATCGAGGGCGAGGATGACCACCACATGGTGGAGTCGATGTTTAAGGCGCTGGGCGTGGCCCTCTGGATGGCCACCCGTAAGAATGAAAAACGGGGTGTCCCGAGCACGAAGGGAATGCTCTAG
- a CDS encoding sensor histidine kinase has protein sequence MVSWNSIRTREMLVLILACVLVVLVLGSTWIYMAKQYIENDIYSSDIKDSLHMAESVTMYLNDIIHNIEVISVGPDMASWVIENDTGHLKQLSDNLLMSSPKPDGVAIVNETGHVLYGSRPTNLTNITILSWYGDMSGNNGSYVTGLYHSPPLNDYAFAILTPVKNNSSIVGRIMVVYTQENFQDSLKEHNLDPRDNIIVVDGHGDVISSNDLGAVNRNTDLSPYTPVQKVIRGESGVITHNDSWDGQSRISAYQPIPNSGWGVIVSTPTSVEYRPLYDQIELILGIMAIFIAVFSILGYYVSKFLADPIIDLSRTMQRISSGNSDVRVKMQRKDELGILANTFNEMMDKLEEAKAQSDIYLDLMGHDINNMNQVALGNLELADTMIRSGKTLGKGDEGLITKPISVLEDSSNLIDNLRKLQKIKTEELPIKAIDVSKILKGLKDQCSSIAGRDIRINFEYTAERMVRANELVKDVFSNLIWNAIKHSNPDKPLVINLDVAEALEGGKKYYRITVEDNGPGIAEVIKPQLFSRYNRGQTKAKGSGLGLYLVKTLVDKFSGRVWVEDRVDGDHMQGARFVVLLPAAEPS, from the coding sequence ATGGTGAGCTGGAATTCCATAAGGACGCGCGAGATGCTGGTCCTTATACTGGCCTGTGTTTTAGTCGTACTCGTACTTGGCAGTACCTGGATCTACATGGCTAAACAGTATATCGAGAATGATATTTATTCGTCCGATATCAAGGATTCTCTCCACATGGCCGAGTCCGTCACCATGTACTTAAACGACATCATCCATAACATCGAAGTCATATCCGTCGGCCCTGACATGGCCTCGTGGGTGATAGAGAACGATACCGGCCATTTGAAGCAATTATCGGACAACCTGCTCATGAGCTCCCCGAAGCCGGACGGCGTCGCCATTGTAAACGAGACCGGACACGTGTTGTATGGGAGTCGTCCGACAAACCTGACAAATATAACCATATTAAGCTGGTATGGCGATATGTCCGGGAATAACGGGTCTTATGTTACGGGATTGTACCACAGCCCTCCTTTAAACGATTATGCTTTTGCGATCCTGACGCCGGTAAAGAACAATAGCTCGATAGTCGGTCGGATCATGGTCGTATATACCCAGGAGAACTTTCAGGATAGCCTGAAGGAACATAACCTCGACCCCCGGGATAATATCATCGTCGTCGATGGGCATGGCGACGTTATTTCGAGCAATGACCTGGGTGCCGTGAACAGGAATACGGACCTGTCGCCGTACACGCCGGTCCAGAAAGTGATACGCGGCGAGTCCGGCGTGATCACCCACAACGATAGCTGGGATGGCCAGTCCCGCATCTCCGCCTACCAGCCAATTCCCAATAGCGGCTGGGGCGTTATCGTATCCACGCCCACGAGCGTTGAATACCGGCCACTTTACGATCAAATAGAATTAATACTGGGAATAATGGCCATTTTCATCGCCGTTTTTTCCATACTGGGATATTACGTCTCGAAATTCCTCGCCGACCCCATAATCGACCTGTCAAGGACGATGCAAAGGATCTCCTCCGGCAATTCCGATGTACGGGTTAAAATGCAAAGAAAAGATGAGCTGGGAATCCTGGCCAATACGTTCAACGAGATGATGGATAAGCTTGAGGAAGCGAAAGCGCAGTCGGATATATACCTGGACCTGATGGGACACGATATCAATAATATGAACCAGGTCGCCCTGGGAAACCTGGAACTGGCGGATACCATGATCAGGTCCGGAAAAACGCTGGGAAAAGGCGACGAAGGCCTGATAACGAAGCCGATCAGCGTGCTGGAGGATAGCTCCAACCTGATCGATAACCTGAGAAAGCTCCAGAAAATAAAAACCGAGGAACTGCCGATAAAAGCTATTGACGTATCGAAGATACTAAAAGGCCTAAAGGACCAATGTTCTTCCATCGCCGGGAGAGATATCCGAATAAATTTTGAGTACACGGCAGAACGCATGGTACGCGCAAATGAGCTCGTGAAAGATGTGTTTTCAAACCTTATCTGGAACGCCATAAAACATTCAAATCCCGATAAACCCCTTGTGATAAACCTGGATGTCGCGGAAGCACTGGAAGGCGGAAAGAAATATTATCGGATCACCGTCGAAGATAATGGGCCTGGAATAGCGGAAGTGATCAAGCCTCAACTATTTTCACGATACAACCGAGGCCAGACAAAAGCTAAAGGAAGCGGCCTCGGATTATATCTCGTCAAGACCCTTGTCGATAAATTCTCCGGCCGCGTATGGGTCGAAGACCGGGTGGATGGCGACCATATGCAAGGCGCCAGGTTCGTGGTCCTGCTGCCCGCGGCAGAGCCCTCGTAA
- a CDS encoding nitrogenase component 1, producing the protein MEQSKPPCEEKCIDPYLRCAFNGAAQTALGVSGSALLAHSPQGCEYLVNNAFAWQECDYMETMTLCTKLCVDEIVHGGEELLARTIREAKGLPIDVLFVLSACGPEIVGDDIAAVCEDMQPEVKFKLVPIQSPGFKGSQYDGIDIALDALIKKLVKNDRKRVPGSVCLIAPHANANPTWMADLEWVRQTLSEMGAHVVATLSHKTPLSEIENIPSAETSIVLSHDAGQKAADYLSETYGIGQICKDIPLPIGMTNIQRWLTALGERFDAQKTAERMVADGERMVTATCRRKWPMARFFYRTPAAIIADATVGIPLVRFATEEMEMTPELIALYSCRGTIRNLLDGELKGLGLKPKVVCGTDVYKTRRGLMDVKPKVVFGSTIERHASEGLGVPYTVEVVRPMRQFRLINRAYFGYTGILNLFECVQNEWVLRWRSKEKRYEAKW; encoded by the coding sequence ATGGAACAAAGTAAGCCGCCATGCGAGGAGAAGTGCATCGACCCCTATCTGCGCTGCGCCTTCAACGGCGCCGCGCAGACGGCGCTGGGCGTCTCCGGCTCCGCCCTGCTGGCCCATTCCCCGCAGGGCTGCGAATATCTCGTGAACAACGCCTTTGCCTGGCAGGAGTGCGACTACATGGAGACCATGACGCTCTGCACCAAGCTGTGCGTGGACGAGATCGTCCACGGCGGCGAGGAGCTTCTCGCGCGCACCATCCGGGAGGCAAAGGGCCTTCCCATCGACGTGTTATTCGTACTCAGCGCCTGCGGGCCGGAGATCGTCGGCGACGACATCGCGGCCGTGTGCGAGGATATGCAGCCGGAGGTCAAGTTCAAGCTGGTCCCCATCCAGAGCCCCGGGTTCAAAGGGTCGCAGTATGACGGCATAGACATCGCCCTGGACGCGCTGATAAAGAAACTGGTAAAGAACGACCGTAAAAGGGTCCCGGGGTCGGTATGCCTTATCGCCCCTCATGCGAATGCCAACCCCACATGGATGGCAGACCTGGAATGGGTGAGACAAACTCTATCCGAAATGGGGGCCCACGTTGTGGCCACGCTCTCGCATAAGACCCCCCTGAGCGAGATCGAGAACATTCCATCCGCCGAGACATCCATCGTGCTCAGCCACGATGCCGGCCAGAAAGCCGCGGACTATCTTTCTGAGACCTACGGCATCGGGCAGATCTGTAAGGATATTCCCCTCCCCATTGGAATGACCAACATACAGCGGTGGCTGACCGCCTTAGGGGAGCGGTTCGACGCGCAAAAGACGGCCGAAAGGATGGTGGCAGATGGCGAGAGGATGGTGACCGCAACGTGCCGCCGTAAGTGGCCCATGGCGCGGTTCTTCTACCGGACGCCCGCGGCAATCATCGCCGACGCCACGGTCGGCATACCGCTGGTCAGGTTCGCCACCGAGGAGATGGAGATGACGCCCGAGCTTATCGCGCTATACTCCTGCCGTGGTACTATCCGGAACCTGCTTGACGGCGAGCTAAAGGGACTCGGGCTCAAGCCGAAGGTCGTGTGCGGCACGGATGTATACAAGACGAGGAGGGGGCTGATGGACGTAAAGCCGAAGGTCGTCTTCGGGAGCACGATCGAGCGGCATGCCAGCGAAGGGCTCGGCGTGCCATATACCGTCGAAGTGGTGAGGCCGATGCGCCAGTTCCGCTTAATTAACCGGGCTTATTTCGGCTATACCGGGATCCTGAACCTTTTCGAATGCGTTCAGAACGAGTGGGTTTTACGTTGGCGCTCAAAGGAGAAAAGATACGAAGCGAAGTGGTAA
- a CDS encoding DUF488 domain-containing protein — translation MIIQGDMMVIKIKRAYDEASKDDGYRILVERLWPRGVTKERAAIDLWLKDVAPSTELRKWFHQNMDDWQEFRKRYWQELANKKDDVDLIKKKAETGTVTFIYSAREREHNAATELKAYIKRHA, via the coding sequence ATGATAATTCAGGGAGACATGATGGTGATCAAGATAAAAAGGGCGTATGACGAAGCGTCGAAGGACGACGGATACCGCATACTGGTCGAACGATTATGGCCCCGGGGCGTGACAAAAGAACGCGCTGCCATCGACCTCTGGCTTAAGGACGTGGCGCCGAGCACCGAATTGAGAAAATGGTTCCACCAAAATATGGATGATTGGCAGGAATTTCGAAAGCGCTACTGGCAGGAGCTGGCCAATAAAAAGGACGACGTCGACCTGATAAAGAAAAAAGCCGAAACCGGCACGGTCACTTTTATCTATTCCGCCCGCGAGCGGGAGCATAACGCGGCGACCGAGCTGAAAGCTTACATCAAGCGGCACGCATAA